The DNA segment GCCGGGTAATCGGAGACAGGGGGTGTTCAGGATATTCCGACATCATGATCCCGGTGGCAATGCCAAAGGGTATCGCCATGGCCAGGGCGATCAGGTCGATAACAATAGTACCGACTATCGAGTGGGCCAGGCCGGTGGGGCGTCCCTGCATAGCCCGGCTGGGGCTGCCCAGTTCCTGGGTGAAAAAGTTCCAGTCCAGGGCGGTAATCCCGTTTACCACTACGTATACGATAATGATAAACAGCGGCACGATTACCAGCAGGGTCAGGAAAATGATCAGTCCTTCGACTGCGCGGTCGCGCAGATAGCGTGTTTGCAGGGTCACATGGCCCTCCTTTCTGTGGTCAGCTTGCGCTGAATCAGCGAAGCCGCCAGGTTTATTGCAATGGTAAGCAGAAAGAGATAGAACCCGACTGCCATAATGCTGGTGTAGTGCAGGGTTTCTACCGCTTCACGGAACTCGTTGATTATCAGTGACGGCATGGTGGCCGCCGGTCCGAACAGGGTAAATGGAACCCGGTTCGAGTTGCCGATCAGCATGGCGACAGCCATGGTTTCGCCAAGGCCGCGCGCCAGCGAGAGCAGCACCCCGGCAATGATCCCCGAGCGGGCGTAGGGCAGTACCGACATGCGGATTACCTCCCAGCGGGTTGCGCCCAGGGCATAGGCGGCCTCGCGCTGATCGCGCGGCACCAGTTTGATGGCATCCCGCGACAGGGCGACCGTGTAGGGAATGATCATCAGGGCGAGGATAATACTCGCGGTGATCAGATTGTAGTTGGACGGGGCTCCCAGATAGGGCAGCATCCATTCGGCGTTCTCGGCAGCCCACATATAGATCGGCAGGTAGAAGGTATCCCGCATAAACGGGGCGAAATTGAAGATCGCCCATAGCCCGATTACTACACTGGGGATTGCCGCCAGCAGGTCAACCAGGGCATTGATGATCCGTGACAGCCATTTTGGTGCGTACTCGGCACTGAAGATCGCCACCCCCAGTGCCGGCAGCAGCGAAAGTGCAAGTGCGGCAAAGCTGGTGATCAAGGTGCCAAGGATAAACGGCAGGGCACCGTGAACACGCGCGACCGGATCCCAGGTGGTTTCGGTCAGGAAACTCAGGTAGCCGAACTCACGGAAACTGGGTGCTGCCTCCAGCCAGAGGGTTATCGCCATACCGGCAGCCAGGAGGATGATCCCTGAGCTCAGGGTAACGATAATTGCTTTAAAGACACGGTCACCGGGTTGCCGGTACCGGGCCGGGGTAATATCTGCCATACAAAACTCCTTGTGCGGCGGAAGAATCTAAGCGCGAAGGTAGGGGTGTCCGGTTAGGAAACGGTTAGGAAATGGTTAGATTCATGATAGAGCCGCGTTGCATAAAAAAAAGGAGGACCTGTGCACCGCACAGGCCCCCCACCTTTCTGGAGGAAAGGGTACGAAGAGAGATTAGAAGCCGTTGGCCTGAACCTGGTCGATAACCTGCTGGCCGACCGGTTCGCCGTTGTACTTCAGGGTGCTGATCATCTGCACTGCCAGTGCCTGGGCATCGTCCGGGAGGCGGGCAAAGCTCAGGCCTTCGTTCAGGTCCTGCCCGTCGGTTACAGTCCAGTACAGGAACTTGGCTACCTGCTCGGCCTCGGCGCGAGAGGTGATGGCTGCATTCTGATCCAGGTTTTCGTAGACCAGGGCCCAGGCAAAACCGGCAATCGGGTAACCCTGGGGTGCCGGGGTGTCGGTCAGCGACACGCGGCCGTCTGCCGGCAGCTCTACAGCTGCGGCCAGGCTGGTAGCTTCCAGCGAGGGCTCGATGATGTTGCCCGACTTATTAACGATGTAGGCATAGTCGATGTCGTTCAGGACTGCGTATACCAGGCTGTTGTAACCCAGGGCACCGGGAGTGCTCTGTACGATTCCGGCAACACCCTCGTTACCGTTCCCGCCGCTGCCGGTGGGCCAGTTAACCGAGCTGCCGAAGCCGACCCGGTCGGCCCAGGTGCTGTTGGTCTTGGTCAGGTAGTCGGTAAAGATCGCGGTAGATCCCGATCCGTCCGAGCGGTGGGCGATCTGGATCGGCAGATTTGGCAGGTCAACATCGGGGTTGAGTGCGGCAATCTTTGAGTCATTCCAGCGGGTGATCTCACCCAGGAAAGCGCCGGCAATAACATCGGCATCCATTACCAGACCCTTGTCCACGCCGGGTACGTTGTAGGTCAGAACGATGTCCCCCAGGGTGATCGGCATGTTGTAGGCCACCCCGCCGGTCAGACGCAGGGCATCATCCATCTGCTCATCGGTCAGGCTGCGCTCGGATGCCCCGAACATGATGTTCTGCTCGATGAACTGGCGGATGCCGCCACCCGAGCCGATCGACTGGTAGTTCACGGTTACCTGGCCGTTGGTCACATCCCGGTACTCATCGGCCCAGGCGGTGATCAGGGGAGCCGGAAAGGACGCCCCGGCACCCAGCAGCTCGTGACGAGCCTCGCGAGCGCCTTCCTGTTGTCCGGCAGCGAATGCCGGCATGGTCAGCGCCAGTGCCAGCAATGCAATGGTCAATACACGAATGGTTTTCATGTTTTTCTCCTTTGAAAAAGTGTTACCCGCAAGGTCTGCCTGCTGTGTTAGTGGTTTGATTGGTTTCGGTTAGATTTTGATGAGAAGTAGAGGGCGATGGGCACATCAGTTTTTAACAATGTACTGGCGGAATAATGTCTCAATGTATAAACCGCGGGGGGGGGGGAAGCGATGTATACACAGCGAACAAAGCCTCACTTGCTGAACCGCATACTGGTACGGCGCAGTCAGCATACCGGTGTGCAGCTGCTGCGATCGGTAATTGCCAGCGCAGCAGCCTCGCTGGCCGATTATGCGGTCCTGGTGCTGCTGGTACGCCGTGCCGGTTTGCCTGAGACCCTGGCCGGGACCCTGAGTATGGGGGCCGGTTTGCTGGTAGTGTATGTACTCGGACGATGCTGGGTTTTTCCCCGCATACCCAAGGGCTATCGCCGCATCGAGTTCAGTATGTTCACGGTGATCGCCGGGCTCGGGGCGTTGCTGCATGTGGGGCTCCTTTCGACCATGATTCGCCTTGCTGGTATGCATTACCTGGCTGCCAAGGCGGTTGCAATGGCGGCAACCTTTACCTGGAACTTCTGTTTGCGTCGCGGCGTTGCCCAGCTGATTCTGCGCCGCTTTTCCTGTCGGCAGGTTTTGTCGTCGGGGCGTTGCTAATCATTTCCTAACAAAAGATGCCTACCCTGTAGAGCGGAGCGTATATGAGAACTGTTGTGCTGCCGTTAATCCTGGGCCTCGTATGTGTACTGCTGTGGCTGGCAGTGCTGGTGCGGGCGAATTCTGCCGCCCCGGGCAGCGGCGTCGGGGTTGTGGAGATCGCCGGATCCAGTTCGGCCGCGCCATTGCTGGAAGAGCTGGCACAGCGGTACATGCGGCGTGAGGGTTCGGCATCAATCCGCGTGAATGGTACCGGGTCTACCGACGGTATCCGCGCGGCGGCAGCCGGAACGGTGGATTTCGGCATGAGCAGCCGAACCTTGCGGGAAGATGAACAACAGGGATTGTCCGTCGTTCAGCTGGCGATTGATCCGGTCACGGTGATTGTGCATCCGGATAATCCGGTGCGCAGTCTGAGTCTTGCCGAGATACGGGCCGTCTATCGGGGAGAGATTGATACGTGGTCGCAGCTGACCGTTTCTGCTGGCGCAGCCGCTCCGGTCGCCGCCCCCGGGGGGACGCCGTCGAACAGGACACCACAGCGATCCCGTATTGTGGTGGTATCGCGCGAACCGGGATCCGGCACCCGCGGCGCATTCGAGACCGCGCTGGATTTTCGCGATCAGCTCGGGCTCGGGGCGATCGAGCTGGACGGGAGTGCGGCGGTACGGGCTGCGGTGGCTCGCAACCCTGCGGCAATCGGCTATATTTCATCCGGGTTCCTGCGACCGGAGGTAGCTGCTCTGGAAGGTGCAGCGTTTGATGGTGCGGCCTTGAGCCAGAGAGATGTCTCCCCGCTCGCACGACCACTGTTGCTGATATACCGTGAAGGGTCGCTTTCCCCAGCTGCCCGGAGATTTCTGGCATGGCTTGAATCACCCGAGGGTCAGCTCGAGATTGCCGATATCATGCATGGCGGGAGGACGAATGACTGATGCTGCACGACTGACTGCCGAGGCAGTACTGCGACGGGGCTTTCGTCTGGCTGCGCTGGCAGCCCTGCTGGCCTCGGCTGCGCTGCTGGGGGTGGTGGTTTTTCAGGGATTGCGTCCGCTGCTTGGAAGCGTGGCACCGGCCGATTTTCTGTTTGGACAGGAGTGGCGGCCAGAGTATCGTGAGCTGTTCGGGATAGTACCCTTGCTGGCAACAACCCTGATTACCGCGGTCGCCGCCGCGGTACCGGCGGCGATAATCGCGGTGCCGGCGGCACTGTATGTGGTTGAGTATCTGCCGCGGCGGTGGAGTCGGCGCCTGCTGGGCATGGCCGAGCTCGCTGCCGGTCTGCCCGGGGTGGTATATGGATTTTTCGGGGTAATGGTGGTGATCCCCTGGCTGGAGCAGTACGCCGGGCTGCCGGAGGGGCGTTCACTGGCCGCTGCAGTCCTGGTGCTGGGGATGATGACGATACCGACAGTGCTGATGCACAGCATGGTGGCGATCCGGGCGGTGCCTGCCGGCTATCGCCGGGCAGCCGTCGCACTGGGTGCCGACCCGGTACAGACTGCCTGGCTGGTGGTGCTGCCAGCAGCAGCACGAAGCGTTCTGGCCGGGGTGCTGGCCGCAGCGATTCGTGCCGCCGGAGAGGCGGCTGCCGTGGCCATGGTGGCCGGCAACTCTCCGCAGCTGCCGCGAGCGCTGGGGGACAGCGTGCGCACCCTGACTGCGACATTGCTGCTGGAGATGGGATCGGCTCAGGGGCTGCACAGCCGCGTGCTGTTCAGCATCGGGCTGGTGCTGTTCCTGCTGGTTCTGCTGGGGCAGTGGGGCGCAACACGGCTGGTTAACCGGAAACAGGGATTCTCGTATGTATAGCCCGACCGATTTTCGCCCGGACCTGCGTCGCCGCCCGGTGACCCTTATCGCCTGTATCGGCATGGGTGCTGCAGCGGTGTTCGCCTTTGGCCTGCCGCTGGTGCTGGCCGGCTATGTAGCCCTCGGCGTACTGCGAACCGAGCTGCCGCCAGGCATGTTTACTGCCGGTGCGGAACACTCGCTGCTGCCGATGATAGCGACCAGCGTCCTGCTGGTCGGGCTGACCTTGCTGCTGGCGGTACCGGTCGGGATCGCCGCCGCGGTGTATCTGTCGGCGTACAGCAGGCGCGGTCGCCTGCACCGTATGGTGCAGCTGACGGTCGATACCCTGGCCGGTATACCGCCAATCCTGTATGGGCTGTACGGATTGTTCGTCTTCAGTCGCGCGCTGGGGATGCGTCAGTCGATTCTGGCGGGAGCCTGTACCCTGGCGGTGATGATCCTGCCGGTCATTATCCGATCGGTCGAAGCAGCGCTGGCAGCGGTTCCGGACGGATTACGCCATGGCGGGCGCGCTTTGGGCGCCTCAGGCTGGCAGGTGCTGTTCAGGCTGCTGCTGCCGCATGCTGCCCCCGGGATACTGGCTGCGGTGCTGCGCTCAATCGCCAGAATAATCGGCGAGGCAGCACCGGTGCTGCTAACGGTAGGCGTAGCGCGCAATCTGCCGCAGGGTTTGCTGCACTCCGGACGCACCCTGAGTGTGCATCTCTACTTCACTGCACAGGAGGCCGTGCAGCCGCAGGAGCATGGGGTGGTGTTTGTTACCGCGGCCTCGCTGCTGCTGGTGACGGCAGCTGTCCACGGCGCTGCCAGACTGCTCCGGAATCGAATGAACACGCGAAGGGGGAACGATGAAGCCTAAACTCGGTATCGCCGGGCTCGAACTGCTGTATGGTGATCTGCATGCCTTGCGCGGCATTACCATGCAGATAGCACCGGCCGAGATAGTCGCCCTGATCGGTCCTTCCGGCTGTGGAAAATCTGCCTTGCTCGGGGTGCTCAACCGCATGACCGGCCCGGATGCCCATCTGGCTGGATCAGTGGAGCTGGATGGGCAGGATATCTACCGTGACCTGAACGAGTACGAGCTGCGGCGACGGGTGGGAATGATCTTTGCACGTCCCAATGTCTTCCCGATGAGCATCTACGACAATATCGCCTTCGGTCCACGGGTGAACGGCGAGAGGCGGCGGCCGGTGCTGGATGAAATGGTGGAGACTGCCCTGACAGAGGCCGAGCTGTGGGATGAGGTCAAGGATCGTTTGCGCTCACCGGCGCTGCGACTTTCCGAGGGGCAGCAGCAGCGGCTGTGCATCGCGCGTGCCCTGGCCCTGCAGCCCGAGGTGCTCCTGCTGGACGAGCCGACCAGTTCTCTGGATCCGATCGCGACCGGGCGAATCGAGCAGCTGCTGGAACGACTGTCGCAGCGGATGGCTATCCTGCTGGTTACCCATGCGGTGCAGCAGGCATCGCGGATCAGTGATCGCACCGCGTTCTTCCTGCATGGCGAACTGGTAGAGTGCGGGCGTACCGAGGAAATGTTTGTACAGCCCCGGCAGCAAAGCACGGCTGACTACATCAGCGGAAGGTTTCAGCGATGAGCAGACTTTTTGATATCGACACGATCGAGACCGACCTCCGGGGATTCCAGCGTGATTTTGCCGAGATCAACGATCAGCTGGCGATGCGTCGCGAGGACATCACCGATACCATGGTGGCGCAGATAGTAGATGCCTACCGATTTCTGAATGAACTGCTGGAGAAGGGGATGGATCTGTTTACCCCGGCCGGGCTGCATGCCCTGCTGGAGATGAATCACATCGTGTTGTGCGGACTCGACAGTACCACCCGCAGTCAGTACTATCATCACCTGAATGAAACCCGCAAAAGCTTTCTGCAGCGAATCAAGCCGATCAAGGAGTGGGTGCTGAAAAAGCGTGACAACGGCAATCCGTACAAGCTGGCCGCCGGTTTCTACTCCCGCATGCTCAGCCAGCCCCAGCTGTTTCTGGAGGGGAATCATCGTACCGGCAACATCCTCCTGAATTATCTGCTGGTCAGCAAGGATGCCGATCCATTCGTAATCTCGCCGGCCACGGCTCTTCCGTATCTCGATCTCTCGGGGGATATCAAGTTCTCCAACAAGGACAACTCGCTGGACGCCAATGTAAAGCTGCCGGGGCACCGCAAGCGCTTCCGTGTGTTCCTGGAGCAGCATAGCAATCCGCGCTATCTGTGCGAGGGAGGGAGCTGATGGGTGTGTCCGGACTGCTGGCTGTGCCGGCGGTATTCGGTGGACTGGCGGTGTTCCTGCTGGGTGCCGGCAGATTCAGTGACTCCCTGCTCAGACGCCAGCGCCGCCGCTTTGTCCGGCTGTTGTCCGGCGGCGGTGAATCACGGGCCGGCCGAGCTGGTGCGGCATCTGCAGTGTCCCGGCGGTCGGCGCAGCAGAACCGGCGCCGTCACCATGCCTTTGCGGGTGAATGGCATGACAACTGGAACGGGTTCTGGCGCGGTACGGCGGCCGGTGCACTGTCCGGGGTACCCTCCGCCGGGGTGGTGTTACTGGTATCTCTGGTGGATTCCGGCCAGGTGCGTCTGCGCCAGGCAGCAGCCATCCTCCTGGGGATCAATCTCGGGGCGACGGTGTTTGCATGGTATCTGGCGGTGTTCGGATATCAGGCCGTTTTTGCCGGTTCCGGCCTGATCCTGCTGGCGCTGGCGTTGCCCTATGTCGTCGGTTCTGGTGGTGAGTTCAGTGGTGCTGCCGAGCTCTTGTTGGGAATTGGTCTGACCCTGTTGGGTACCCACCTGCTGGGCTGGTATCTGCCGGCGGCGGCAGACTGGCTGGGGCGAGATGCAGACTGGCAGCTGTCGGTACACTCCTACCTGATGCGCGGGATGTCTGCCCTGCCGGCTGCTGCCGGGATGCTGCTGGGGGCAGCGGCAGTCGGCGCCGTTACTGCAGCCCTGCTGCGCTC comes from the Spirochaeta africana DSM 8902 genome and includes:
- the pstC gene encoding phosphate ABC transporter permease subunit PstC, translated to MADITPARYRQPGDRVFKAIIVTLSSGIILLAAGMAITLWLEAAPSFREFGYLSFLTETTWDPVARVHGALPFILGTLITSFAALALSLLPALGVAIFSAEYAPKWLSRIINALVDLLAAIPSVVIGLWAIFNFAPFMRDTFYLPIYMWAAENAEWMLPYLGAPSNYNLITASIILALMIIPYTVALSRDAIKLVPRDQREAAYALGATRWEVIRMSVLPYARSGIIAGVLLSLARGLGETMAVAMLIGNSNRVPFTLFGPAATMPSLIINEFREAVETLHYTSIMAVGFYLFLLTIAINLAASLIQRKLTTERRAM
- the pstS gene encoding phosphate ABC transporter substrate-binding protein PstS — protein: MKTIRVLTIALLALALTMPAFAAGQQEGAREARHELLGAGASFPAPLITAWADEYRDVTNGQVTVNYQSIGSGGGIRQFIEQNIMFGASERSLTDEQMDDALRLTGGVAYNMPITLGDIVLTYNVPGVDKGLVMDADVIAGAFLGEITRWNDSKIAALNPDVDLPNLPIQIAHRSDGSGSTAIFTDYLTKTNSTWADRVGFGSSVNWPTGSGGNGNEGVAGIVQSTPGALGYNSLVYAVLNDIDYAYIVNKSGNIIEPSLEATSLAAAVELPADGRVSLTDTPAPQGYPIAGFAWALVYENLDQNAAITSRAEAEQVAKFLYWTVTDGQDLNEGLSFARLPDDAQALAVQMISTLKYNGEPVGQQVIDQVQANGF
- a CDS encoding GtrA family protein, producing the protein MYTQRTKPHLLNRILVRRSQHTGVQLLRSVIASAAASLADYAVLVLLVRRAGLPETLAGTLSMGAGLLVVYVLGRCWVFPRIPKGYRRIEFSMFTVIAGLGALLHVGLLSTMIRLAGMHYLAAKAVAMAATFTWNFCLRRGVAQLILRRFSCRQVLSSGRC
- a CDS encoding phosphate ABC transporter substrate-binding protein, with product MRTVVLPLILGLVCVLLWLAVLVRANSAAPGSGVGVVEIAGSSSAAPLLEELAQRYMRREGSASIRVNGTGSTDGIRAAAAGTVDFGMSSRTLREDEQQGLSVVQLAIDPVTVIVHPDNPVRSLSLAEIRAVYRGEIDTWSQLTVSAGAAAPVAAPGGTPSNRTPQRSRIVVVSREPGSGTRGAFETALDFRDQLGLGAIELDGSAAVRAAVARNPAAIGYISSGFLRPEVAALEGAAFDGAALSQRDVSPLARPLLLIYREGSLSPAARRFLAWLESPEGQLEIADIMHGGRTND
- a CDS encoding PstC family ABC transporter permease; protein product: MTDAARLTAEAVLRRGFRLAALAALLASAALLGVVVFQGLRPLLGSVAPADFLFGQEWRPEYRELFGIVPLLATTLITAVAAAVPAAIIAVPAALYVVEYLPRRWSRRLLGMAELAAGLPGVVYGFFGVMVVIPWLEQYAGLPEGRSLAAAVLVLGMMTIPTVLMHSMVAIRAVPAGYRRAAVALGADPVQTAWLVVLPAAARSVLAGVLAAAIRAAGEAAAVAMVAGNSPQLPRALGDSVRTLTATLLLEMGSAQGLHSRVLFSIGLVLFLLVLLGQWGATRLVNRKQGFSYV
- the pstA gene encoding phosphate ABC transporter permease PstA — translated: MYSPTDFRPDLRRRPVTLIACIGMGAAAVFAFGLPLVLAGYVALGVLRTELPPGMFTAGAEHSLLPMIATSVLLVGLTLLLAVPVGIAAAVYLSAYSRRGRLHRMVQLTVDTLAGIPPILYGLYGLFVFSRALGMRQSILAGACTLAVMILPVIIRSVEAALAAVPDGLRHGGRALGASGWQVLFRLLLPHAAPGILAAVLRSIARIIGEAAPVLLTVGVARNLPQGLLHSGRTLSVHLYFTAQEAVQPQEHGVVFVTAASLLLVTAAVHGAARLLRNRMNTRRGNDEA
- a CDS encoding phosphate ABC transporter ATP-binding protein is translated as MKPKLGIAGLELLYGDLHALRGITMQIAPAEIVALIGPSGCGKSALLGVLNRMTGPDAHLAGSVELDGQDIYRDLNEYELRRRVGMIFARPNVFPMSIYDNIAFGPRVNGERRRPVLDEMVETALTEAELWDEVKDRLRSPALRLSEGQQQRLCIARALALQPEVLLLDEPTSSLDPIATGRIEQLLERLSQRMAILLVTHAVQQASRISDRTAFFLHGELVECGRTEEMFVQPRQQSTADYISGRFQR